From Paenibacillus sp. GP183, one genomic window encodes:
- a CDS encoding 5'-nucleotidase C-terminal domain-containing protein, which translates to MKISLTIRKKGLVSVLSGLIWLSVPLTIFAHDGSAPGASPVKSEFVGPTFEKSQHALSQTSFTIIHDTHFHGNFGNPKEPNNIANYFGIANKIKADKPNSLFIGNGDDLGTSVISSTFQGQPIVDAFNAGKLDVDTFGNHDFDMGPDQLSKLVKASKFTWVSANAVDKRTGDVFAKESGAQRFIIKEVNGVKIGITGLINEEAPQITSMGPNAVVLNPVEAMKKIIPEMKTAGAQFIIVTSHLTSPDARIVAEKVDGIDLIVGDHAAFAYDSPEKIHNTLLWFIGDEFTYLGEINFNFQNGKVADFNYHRYALKTDVVKEGYQPDPNVKAVMDSYNSKLSKELEVQIGSTQTELDVMKSTQRKKETAIGNLVADAMKDYTKADIALINGGGIRAERIFPVGPLTKRDILDAMPFTNYVEKLEITGDQLYQALENGVSQIESGAGRFPQVSGIQFVYNPKLTPGARIIDVKVNGKAIDRKARYTISVVDFVAEGGDGYDVLKGSKVLLDKNAGPVLSKVVGDYIQQKGTVAPKIEGRIQDSSDTPSNLYSDLNGQPFEAVLAEMDLQNKAILSAAQGTNQFQPEKEISLGDFIQVLRKALNFNSFDLKEADPSDPNVKLTREQMTVLLSKAMKVINKQPSVNSDILKSLDSFADKEKLNVNTKSDWAIVAYTGIIRGKADSKGTAYLAAGDVVTRAQTAIVIERLLQLK; encoded by the coding sequence ATGAAAATTTCCTTAACGATTAGAAAGAAAGGTCTGGTTTCGGTATTATCAGGATTAATTTGGCTTTCTGTTCCGCTTACCATTTTTGCTCATGACGGTTCTGCCCCAGGTGCAAGTCCTGTAAAGTCCGAATTTGTAGGACCGACTTTTGAAAAATCCCAACATGCGTTATCACAAACCAGCTTTACGATCATTCATGACACACATTTTCACGGGAACTTTGGAAATCCGAAAGAGCCCAATAATATTGCCAATTATTTTGGTATCGCGAACAAAATCAAGGCGGATAAGCCAAATTCTTTGTTCATTGGTAACGGCGATGATCTTGGCACATCTGTTATTTCTTCCACTTTTCAAGGACAACCCATCGTAGATGCTTTTAATGCAGGCAAGCTCGATGTGGATACGTTTGGCAACCATGACTTTGACATGGGACCGGACCAGCTGTCCAAATTGGTGAAAGCAAGTAAATTTACTTGGGTCAGCGCAAACGCCGTAGACAAAAGAACGGGAGATGTTTTTGCAAAGGAATCTGGAGCACAAAGATTTATTATTAAAGAAGTAAATGGAGTCAAAATAGGGATCACCGGACTCATTAACGAGGAAGCACCACAAATTACTTCTATGGGACCAAACGCTGTCGTATTAAATCCTGTTGAAGCGATGAAAAAGATTATCCCTGAAATGAAGACAGCAGGCGCACAATTTATCATCGTGACTTCGCATCTCACGAGCCCTGATGCTCGAATCGTCGCAGAAAAAGTGGATGGAATCGATCTGATTGTTGGAGACCATGCCGCTTTTGCCTATGACAGCCCGGAAAAAATTCATAACACTCTGCTTTGGTTCATTGGAGACGAATTTACATACCTTGGTGAAATTAATTTTAACTTTCAAAATGGCAAAGTGGCTGATTTTAATTATCATCGTTACGCACTAAAAACAGATGTGGTTAAGGAAGGCTATCAGCCGGATCCGAACGTCAAAGCTGTAATGGACAGCTACAATTCAAAGCTGAGCAAAGAGCTTGAAGTGCAAATCGGTTCCACACAAACCGAACTGGATGTCATGAAATCAACCCAAAGAAAAAAGGAAACGGCTATCGGTAACCTGGTAGCAGACGCAATGAAAGATTATACGAAGGCAGACATAGCGCTCATTAATGGCGGGGGCATACGTGCAGAACGTATTTTCCCGGTAGGTCCGCTAACCAAGAGGGACATCCTGGACGCTATGCCTTTCACGAACTATGTTGAAAAGCTGGAGATAACGGGAGATCAGCTTTATCAAGCGCTCGAAAATGGCGTTAGCCAAATCGAAAGCGGTGCCGGGCGGTTCCCGCAGGTGAGCGGTATTCAGTTTGTGTATAACCCCAAACTGACTCCTGGGGCTCGTATAATTGACGTTAAAGTCAATGGAAAGGCAATTGATCGTAAAGCTCGTTACACGATTTCGGTCGTTGATTTTGTCGCAGAGGGCGGAGACGGTTACGATGTCTTGAAGGGGTCCAAGGTACTGCTGGACAAAAATGCCGGTCCAGTATTGTCAAAAGTAGTTGGGGATTACATTCAGCAAAAAGGAACTGTGGCTCCTAAAATCGAAGGCCGAATTCAAGATTCTTCAGATACTCCGTCCAATCTTTACTCGGATTTAAACGGGCAACCGTTTGAAGCCGTTTTAGCTGAAATGGACTTGCAAAACAAAGCCATATTAAGCGCCGCTCAAGGTACAAACCAATTTCAACCGGAAAAAGAAATTTCATTAGGTGACTTCATCCAAGTCCTTCGTAAAGCTCTAAATTTCAATTCATTTGATCTCAAGGAAGCTGACCCGTCAGATCCAAACGTAAAATTAACTCGAGAGCAAATGACTGTTCTGCTGTCCAAAGCAATGAAGGTAATTAATAAACAACCATCGGTGAACAGTGATATTTTGAAATCGTTGGATTCCTTTGCTGATAAAGAAAAGCTGAATGTTAATACAAAGAGCGATTGGGCGATTGTAGCTTACACAGGGATTATTCGCGGTAAGGCAGACTCAAAAGGCACTGCCTATCTTGCGGCAGGAGATGTTGTAACGCGGGCCCAAACTGCGATTGTTATCGAGCGACTATTACAACTTAAATGA
- a CDS encoding nitrite reductase: MGLVKIAVTPGFEVGGSLFTSEQLAQIGLYAGENAKIELTTFKQLYVEMQEERIAEFTRKLKEVGLEIYPAGFVTKSLITCNFCRGAEDAGLEIAERLNQAIAGIETPSPLKIGYAGCALGTSEPLLKDIGVVKMKDNFDVYIGGEPKSIKPSFAMMFASGVPADKLIPVVLGLIDYFKNHGKKKEKFSKFTQRIAMETLREASNL, translated from the coding sequence TTGGGACTGGTAAAAATTGCGGTAACACCGGGTTTCGAAGTGGGTGGCAGCTTGTTTACATCAGAGCAGCTGGCTCAGATTGGATTGTACGCAGGTGAAAATGCCAAAATTGAACTCACCACGTTTAAGCAGTTGTATGTCGAGATGCAAGAAGAACGGATTGCGGAATTTACAAGGAAGTTAAAAGAGGTTGGTCTAGAAATTTATCCTGCTGGTTTTGTAACTAAAAGTTTAATCACCTGTAATTTTTGCAGAGGAGCCGAAGACGCGGGGCTTGAAATAGCTGAGAGGCTAAATCAAGCGATTGCAGGTATTGAAACACCATCACCGCTTAAAATTGGCTACGCTGGTTGTGCTCTAGGTACCAGCGAACCGCTGTTAAAGGATATCGGCGTTGTGAAAATGAAAGACAACTTTGATGTCTATATCGGCGGTGAGCCGAAATCCATAAAGCCGTCATTTGCGATGATGTTCGCTTCAGGCGTGCCGGCGGATAAACTAATCCCTGTTGTGTTAGGGCTCATCGACTATTTTAAGAATCACGGGAAAAAGAAAGAGAAATTTTCAAAATTTACTCAGCGAATAGCCATGGAAACACTGCGTGAAGCAAGCAACCTATAG
- a CDS encoding copper ion binding protein, whose translation MRTVTLKVEGMSCGHCVNSVEVAVKNLGASGKVDLGAGSVEVEFDDSKVTLAAIKDAIEDQGYDVVV comes from the coding sequence ATGCGAACTGTAACTCTGAAAGTTGAAGGAATGTCTTGTGGTCACTGCGTGAATTCAGTCGAAGTTGCGGTTAAAAACCTGGGTGCTTCCGGTAAAGTGGATCTTGGTGCGGGGTCCGTGGAGGTCGAATTCGATGATTCCAAAGTAACGCTAGCAGCAATTAAAGATGCGATAGAAGATCAAGGATACGATGTCGTTGTGTAA